In Cicer arietinum cultivar CDC Frontier isolate Library 1 chromosome 1, Cicar.CDCFrontier_v2.0, whole genome shotgun sequence, one DNA window encodes the following:
- the LOC101514824 gene encoding ETHYLENE INSENSITIVE 3-like 3 protein, with the protein MGDIEEIGADVCSDIDVDDIRYHNIAEKDVSDEEIEPEDLERRMWKDRIKLKRLKEKQKLAAQQAAEKQKPRQSTDQARRKKMSRAQDGILKYMLKLMEVCKARGFVYGIIPEKGKPVSGSSDNIRAWWKERVKFDKNGPAAIAKYEAECLAMSEADNNRNGNSQSMLQDLQDATLGSLLSSLMQHCDPPQRKYPLEKGIPPPWWPTGNEDWWSHLNLPHGQSPPYKKPHDLKKMWKVGVLTAVIKHMSPDIAKIRRHVRQSKCLQDKMTAKESSIWLGVLSREEALIRQPSSDNGTSGITEMPPGVPVENKQAAASSASNYDVDGITDDGVGSVSSKEDRSNQFMDTEPSDNSRRNPVQYTDQAKKQPRKKRPRSKSSATEKLPAQSDNEILHVEPRSKMPNMNETEAQVVGLQIPHENEQGNGTDSVLRLPNKGHEVPAQLPAPEFDHISYLHANNMISSENVYMGGRPLHYPQLQNPNIPNMPHEAAYNIYNPVAGYGPSHDGQHLQPGNSEPIRPENSAISMPAGAAQMKGDEINGGDLNYFGKDAFQNELDRPIDPFFGSPISNLSFDFGGLNSPPFHLDDFLGDDEMIQYFGA; encoded by the exons ATGGGTGATATTGAAGAAATTGGAGCTGATGTTTG CTCAGATATAGATGTTGACGATATTAGATATCACAATATAGCTGAGAAAGATGTCAGCGATGAAGAGATTGAACCAGAAGATTTGGAGAGGCGGATGTGGAAGGATCGTATCAAACTCAAAAGGCTCAAGGAAAAACAAAAGCTTGCGGCACAGCAAGCTGCAGAGAAGCAAAAGCCAAGGCAGTCAACTGATCAAGCTCGCAGAAAGAAAATGTCGAGGGCTCAAGATGGGATTCTTAAGTATATGCTGAAGCTTATGGAAGTCTGCAAAGCGCGTGGATTTGTGTATGGAATCATTCCTGAGAAGGGAAAGCCTGTTAGTGGTTCTTCAGATAACATAAGAGCTTGGTGGAAAGAAAGGGTGAAATTCGATAAGAACGGCCCTGCAGCCATAGCCAAGTACGAAGCAGAGTGTCTTGCTATGAGCGAGGCTGATAATAACCGAAATGGGAACTCCCAGAGCATGCTTCAAGACCTGCAAGATGCAACACTTGGGTCACTCTTATCTTCTTTGATGCAACATTGTGATCCTCCTCAGAGGAAATATCCGTTGGAAAAGGGTATTCCCCCGCCTTGGTGGCCAACTGGGAATGAAGATTGGTGGTCGCATTTGAATTTACCTCATGGTCAGAGTCCTCCGTATAAGAAGCCACATGATTTGAAGAAGATGTGGAAAGTGGGAGTGTTAACTGCTGTTATAAAGCACATGTCGCCCGATATTGCAAAAATAAGGAGGCACGTCCGCCAATCAAAATGCTTGCAAGACAAGATGACAGCAAAGGAAAGTTCGATTTGGTTGGGTGTATTAAGTCGAGAAGAAGCTCTCATTAGGCAGCCAAGTAGTGATAACGGTACGTCTGGAATAACCGAAATGCCACCTGGTGTTCCTGTCGAGAATAAGCAAGCTGCTGCTAGCAGTGCTAGTAACTACGATGTTGACGGTATCACTGATGATGGCGTTGGTTCTGTTTCTTCTAAAGAAGACAGAAGCAATCAGTTTATGGATACCGAACCATCAGATAACTCGCGCAGGAATCCTGTTCAATATACAGATCAAGCTAAGAAGCAACCTAGAAAGAAAAGACCCCGTTCGAAGTCAAGTGCAACCGAAAAATTACCAGCGCAATCTGACAATGAAATTTTGCATGTTGAACCTAGAAGCAAAATGCCAAATATGAACGAAACAGAAGCACAGGTTGTCGGACTCCAGATTCCTCATGAAAATGAACAGGGCAACGGGACAGATTCTGTTTTGAGATTGCCGAATAAAGGACACGAGGTGCCAGCTCAGCTACCAGCACCCGAGTTTGATCATATCTCTTATCTGCATGCAAACAATATGATATCCTCAGAAAATGTGTATATGGGTGGAAGGCCATTGCACTATCCTCAGTTGCAAAACCCCAACATACCCAACATGCCACACGAAGCTGCTTATAATATTTACAATCCAGTGGCTGGATATGGTCCTAGCCACGATGGGCAGCATTTGCAGCCCGGAAACAGTGAACCAATTAGGCCGGAGAACTCTGCAATATCTATGCCTGCAGGTGCAGCACAAATGAAAGGTGATGAAATTAATGGAGGAGACTTGAATTATTTCGGCAAAGACGCGTTCCAAAATGAGCTCGATCGGCCTATAGATCCCTTCTTTGGCTCGCCAATCAGTAACTTGTCATTTGATTTTGGAGGACTTAACAGTCCACCATTCCATTTAGATGATTTCTTGGGTGATGATGAAATGATCCAATACTTCGGAGCATAG